The segment CAAAGTCACAGGCTGATTTCACATAAATATCCTCAATATTCGTATCGGTATATGTCTTTTTTAACACTACAGGAAAATCTTCATCGATGCTTCCGGAAACATCGAATGCCGGTTGTTGATGGCTCAGGTCTATGATTTGTATCTTTTCCGGAGACAGTCCTTCTTCTTTTATCCAGATTACCGGTTTTTGGGAATTGTTCGATTGAAGTTGAGGGTGCAGTTTTGATACTTTAGAGGAAGTACAGTATTGAACGATATTTTTTGCTACAGGTATTTCTGCCTCGGGATCTTCGGTCAGTGATACCCGGATGGTATCACCGATGCCGTCCAGTAACAGGGTTCCAATGCCTACGGCCGATTTTATACGGCCGTCTTCACCTTCCCCGGCTTCCGTTACACCTAAATGTAGGGGAAAGGACATATTTTCTTTCTCCATCTGTTGGACCAATAGCCGGGTAGAGTCAATGACCACGTGTACATTACTGGCTTTCATCGACACCACCACTTGGTCGAATTGTTCGGCCTCGAAGATACGCAGGAATTCCATTGCCGATTCCACCATTCCCAGAGGAGAATCACCATAACGGTGGACAATCCGTTCACTCAATGAGCCGTGGTTACTTCCTATACGTATGGCAGTACCATATTCTTTACAGATATTGATCAGGGGAAGCAGGCGTTCGTGCATCCGTTCCAACTCAGAGGTATATGCTGCTTCTGTATATTCAGCAGGAACAGATGTTTTTTTATCGATATAATTTCCCGGATTAATACGTACTTTTTCCACGATCCGGGCAGCTGTCTCAGCGGCCTTAGGGTTAAAATGAATATCTGCAATCAAAGGTGCCCGGTAACCGCGGCGGTATAATTCCTGTTTAATGACAGCCAGATGTTCGGCTTCACGGATTCCGGGTACCGTGATACGGACATATTCTCCTCCGGCTTCAATAATACGGATGGATTGCCCTACCGTCGCTTTAGTATCCATGGTTTGGGTATTCACCATTGATTGTAACCTTACAGGATAATTACTCCCCAGTGGAATGTCCCCTATATGGACGGTATGGGTGGAATGGCGCATCATTTATATATTTAGTTAAGGCGGAGCAAAAAAATCAATTTTTCCGTATTCACTACAAAGATACAAATCAAATGATTCCCTGTTTATAGATAAAGTCGGGAAATTTACAAAAGATCCGGTACAGGCTCTTTCCGGAAATTTCAGGTTCCCGGGAAAAATCATGGAGATTTTACTTTTCAGGCAGGCAATTATCTACTGTACTGAACGGGTTTTTCATATGGATGATTTAAATTGTTTTCCACTTCTTTACAGTGTTGGAGATAACCTTTTATGGAGTATCATATGCAGTTGATAAACCTGATATCTTTTTTGATTTTAGACGTATTCAAAGGTCTGGTATTATATTTGGAACCGGGCCATTTTGAAGAATCGTTTATTTTCATTATCTTCCCGCTTCAAATTTCATGTGAGATATGATACTGATTGCTGAAAGTGGTTCCACTAAAGTGACATGGGCGTTGATAGATGCGGAAGGAAACACACGTATCTGTAACACCGGTGGTATCAATCCCTTTTTCCTTTCAGGGGAGGAGATCCGGCGTGTGCTGGAAGAAGAAATGATCCTTCCCCGGAATAATATTTCATCTGTATATTTTTATGGTGCCGGAGCTTTACCCGGAAAAGAAGGCATATTATCGGCAGTTCTTTCGAATTTCTTCAAAACGGAATCGATAGAGATCCATACCGATCTGTTGGCTGCTGCGCGTTCCTTGTGTCAGCGCAGGAGAGGGATCGCATGTATTTTAGGTACTGGTTCCAATTCCTGTTTTTATGACGGGAACAAAATCGTCAGCAATGTTCCGCCATTAGGTTTTATTCTGGGTGATGAAGGCAGTGGAGCATATTTGGGAAGGAAGCTGTTGTCGGATATTCTGAAAAAACAGTTCTCCCAGCCCATTAGTGATATTTTTTTTGCGAATTATCCGGTTACGGTGGAAGAGATACTGGAAAATACCTATCGTAAACCTTTTCCCAATCGTTATCTGGCGCAATATACCCGTTTTATAGCCCGATACATCGGACAGCCGGAAATATATGCATTAGTGAACCGGGCTTTTGAAGAGTTTTTCCTGCGAAATGTGATGAAATATGAGCATGTTGCGGAAATGCTGGTTCATTTTACCGGAAGTGTCGCTTTTATCTTCAGGAAAAACCTGGAAGAAGTGGCCGGTTCGTTGGGTGTAAACATAGGGAGTATTACGCAGAATCCGATGGACGGTTTGATCCGGTATCATCTGGAAGCTGCTTTTCGACGGTGAAATATTTTGTTTTCTGTAAATATGTTGTATATTTGCAGCCAAAACGGGGGTATAGCTCAGTTGGCTAGAGCGTTTGACTGGCAGTCAAAAGGTCAGGAGTTCGATTCTCCTTATCTCCACTTAAGAATCAAAGCCTTACGAAAACAACGTAAGGCTTTTTTATTTCATGCGCCCACGATTTGCCCACAAAATGTATTTCTGTTGTGCATATAGTATGCCTCAAATTTTTGGACTAAGTATAAATATCCATAGTGATTTCAATGTATTTTGTTCGCAGATATTTATGATACACTTTTTGCAAAAAAACTTATCTTTGTATTATTAAGGAATTAATTTGATAATCATTATATGAAATTAGCATCTAAAATTAGGGACGGGAGGATAAATGCCGTAAATGTATTATTAGATATGTCAATAAAGGAATATTTAAACGTTGCAAAGAATATAATTAAAAATAATGAGTTCCAAAGAAGAAAAGTAAAAAACTCTTCCACTGTATATGCTTTATTAAAAAAGGACCTTCGAAGTAATTGCACAATGCCACCTATTGTTTTAGCCGTAAAAATTGAAAAAATGGGGCATCTTTTGAATCCTTATGATATTAAAGAAGAGCAAATAACTGAACTATTTACCGCTGAAAATTTGATAATATTAGACGGTCTTCAAAGGACATATCAAATATTAGATCTTGAAGCAGAGTTGCTCAAAGAAAAAGACGAGGAAACTTTAAAAAGAGTACTTGATAATAGTATCCGTATTGAGATCTATTTGGGAGTTAACAAAATAGGAATCTTGTATCGAATGTTAACTTTAAATACAGGACAAACACCTATGTCTATCAGACATCAAATAGAAATATTGTATTCTGATTATATAGAAAAGCCAATAAGCAATATATCACTATTTAAAGAAACTGATTCGAAAAGAATAACCCAGATAGGGGAATATCAATTTAGAGATGTAATAGAAGGATTTAGCTCCTACCTAGATAGAGATGAACTTGGAATAAATAGAAATGAATTATTAGAAAATATTCAGAATTTAGAGAAATTAGCGTTAGAAAACGGTTCCTCTGATTTATTTAAAGATTATATATCTACATATAATGAATTAATCATTAAAATAGATGCTCTTACAAAGGATTGGAAATTCGAAAGTGATGAATTCGACAATATAAATAGTGCATTTGGAAAAGATGTATTACAGATTTTCACAAAAGCCCAAACATTATCTGGCTTTGGAGCTGCAGTAGGAAAATTAAAGGACTTGGAAGTTATAACAGGTTTTGATTCAATAAAGACTGATATTGAAAGGATAGTACTGGAAGATAATGGCATTACCAAAGAAGATGTGATGCTAAATTTGCTTAGCAAGTTAGATGAAATTAAGAACCGAGCTAAAAAAATAGGGGTAGAACAACGGATGTTTTTTACATATTTTTTCAGAGAGTTATTTAATAAAAATAGCGATTCTTATTTGAATGTAAACAAGGCCATTGATAGTGGCTTTAATAAGTATTCTAGCCTGATTTAATTTATATGAATACTCTAGTAGATTATGATGACGCTACTCATTCTTTTGTTGTAATGAATAATCAGAGTGCGGGAGAATTTGTGAATATACCATATTGTTTACAGGACAAAGATCATAAAGGAGTGCTATTTAATGAAAAATCAGACAATTACGGATACAAAATATTTTACAAAAAAAACTTTGTAGAGAATGACATCTTCTTAGTAATTGAGAAAGATTTGAAAAGTCGTATTGGTTGGTTATTTCCTGCTTCCTCAATAATTTCAGATTCTCACGACTATGCTACAAATCCCCATTATTGCAGATATGCATTTATAGCTCATTTTTTATTAATACATTATGAAATAAGTGCAGATGATATTGTCAGCAGAGATTTTGCTGAAATAATAAATAAAGATTTTGTTGATAATAATGCTATATTTTTTATTTATGACAAATCTTTAACAAAGATTATACCCGACTTCAATGTGCAAAATTATTATAGTTCATTTTATAAATATGGTTATTATTTGAAAAATGAGGAAGTTAACCCAGAAGTTCTCATGCCTTTGGCTAACGGGAAAATAACAATATCAAAAATATCCCAGTATTTTATTGGTGATAAATTTTTAGATAAATTCTTCAACTTTTTGTTTTTTGAAAAATATCCTATTATTAGGTTTCATATATTATATCAAATTATAGAGTTATTAATTGAAGACATTCTTATTTTTAGTTTAGAGAATACAATTCATAGTTTTAAGAATAAAAAACTGTATGCTAGAAGTCTTAGAGAAAGAATCAGTAAAATTGAAAAAGAAAGTGATAGAATCTTATTATTAATTAAATGGTGCGATATTGAATTTGACTATACGATTTTACACGACAGATGTAATACATTTATAACAACAAAAGGAAGACCATCCTTTGATTTTCCAGAATCTCTTTACGCTTTTAGAAATTTTGTCGTTCATGATTTTAGGCATATGACTGATGATGTTGAAACTGTAAAAGATGTTAACTATCAATTAGAACTATTTGTATTAGACTTATTAAACACCTATTTGCATAAAATTTAAATACCTTTTTTTTATGGAGTAGTTAATTGTAATCTCAAAACTATTAAAAGCTAACAAACTTTGATATGGTTTTACTATTTTCCTGTCAGCTTGTCAAATGTCTTTTCTAATAAAACTACTTTTTCCTGTTCCGACTTTAACATCCGTTCATATAATTCTACGACCTTGTCTAATGGATTAAATGTACAATAATAGTTAGGGCTTTGACCGTGATTAATACTGCTGTCATTAAAGGTATTTATATAGCTAATTGTAGCTTCATCATTCATATTTTTAATTGCAGCTACAGGAACTTTCAGTATTTTAGCAATTTTATCTAACATTATATCATCAATAACTTCTTTTTGCTCTAAATCGGATACAGATTGTTGGGTAATATCTAATTCAATAGCAATAGTTTCCTGTTTCATTCCTAACATATCACGTAAACGTTTGATATTCCGTCCGTGATGAACCTTTCTTAATGGTGCTGTATCTGTATTCATAGCTATTATTTTTCAAAAACATATTTCGACAAATATATAGAAAAAAGAAGTAGGTTTTTTACAGGTGTTCATTTGTTTAGTACAATTAAGATTTGTAGAATACTTGTGCTTGGTTATGTTTCTTTGGTATTAAAATTATAAAATTTTACAATTAGTTGGTTATCATGGAAAATGAAGTATTCAGATATAAGGATTTGACTTTAAATGATGAAGCGGTTGAATTAATCAGTCATATTCAGGAACACGCTGACACTTTATTGGAAACAAGTATTGTAGTAAATGATTGGATCGTACAGAAAGCAGGTGATGATTTTACAGATTGTGAATCCGCTTTGGAAGGGTTGTTATTGCTAAAAAATTTTCGAGAATTACTTAAGTCTTTATGCGATATTTCTATCATAAAGAGTGAAGAATTTGGTAGAAAAGTAAATAGTTAGGAAAACCATGAACCCCAAAGAAGTGCAAAAAAGTAGAGTAATTACTATATATGACCATTATTCGCCTCGTAAATGGGAAGAGGTCAAAGTACCTTATATACGTCTCAGGGGAAAATGGCTTGAAAATATTGGGTATCATATCGGTGAACAAATACAAATCAACATCACAGATGATAATACGATGGTTATTAAAAAACTACATAACCCAAATGATAAATAATTTGCATTCA is part of the Bacteroidales bacterium genome and harbors:
- the ispG gene encoding (E)-4-hydroxy-3-methylbut-2-enyl-diphosphate synthase, with the translated sequence MMRHSTHTVHIGDIPLGSNYPVRLQSMVNTQTMDTKATVGQSIRIIEAGGEYVRITVPGIREAEHLAVIKQELYRRGYRAPLIADIHFNPKAAETAARIVEKVRINPGNYIDKKTSVPAEYTEAAYTSELERMHERLLPLINICKEYGTAIRIGSNHGSLSERIVHRYGDSPLGMVESAMEFLRIFEAEQFDQVVVSMKASNVHVVIDSTRLLVQQMEKENMSFPLHLGVTEAGEGEDGRIKSAVGIGTLLLDGIGDTIRVSLTEDPEAEIPVAKNIVQYCTSSKVSKLHPQLQSNNSQKPVIWIKEEGLSPEKIQIIDLSHQQPAFDVSGSIDEDFPVVLKKTYTDTNIEDIYVKSACDFGPLLLDGMGDGILMEIAGEKDNKLSSEIALSVLQACRLRMSKPEYISCPSCGRTLFDLQATAARIRTRTSHLKGLKIGIMGCIVNGPGEMADADYGYVGTGPGKITLYKQREIVKRNIPEDQAVEELVNLIKANGDWKEASS
- a CDS encoding ATPase, giving the protein MILIAESGSTKVTWALIDAEGNTRICNTGGINPFFLSGEEIRRVLEEEMILPRNNISSVYFYGAGALPGKEGILSAVLSNFFKTESIEIHTDLLAAARSLCQRRRGIACILGTGSNSCFYDGNKIVSNVPPLGFILGDEGSGAYLGRKLLSDILKKQFSQPISDIFFANYPVTVEEILENTYRKPFPNRYLAQYTRFIARYIGQPEIYALVNRAFEEFFLRNVMKYEHVAEMLVHFTGSVAFIFRKNLEEVAGSLGVNIGSITQNPMDGLIRYHLEAAFRR
- a CDS encoding helix-turn-helix domain-containing protein, encoding MNTDTAPLRKVHHGRNIKRLRDMLGMKQETIAIELDITQQSVSDLEQKEVIDDIMLDKIAKILKVPVAAIKNMNDEATISYINTFNDSSINHGQSPNYYCTFNPLDKVVELYERMLKSEQEKVVLLEKTFDKLTGK
- a CDS encoding type I toxin-antitoxin system SymE family toxin, whose protein sequence is MNPKEVQKSRVITIYDHYSPRKWEEVKVPYIRLRGKWLENIGYHIGEQIQINITDDNTMVIKKLHNPNDK